In uncultured Bacteroides sp., the following proteins share a genomic window:
- a CDS encoding DNA/RNA non-specific endonuclease, giving the protein MARRKKKNQQNNIRRILLLIIAISVTSVLVYEHFRSPILHAANDVKYKTENIIAPDKEEIQGDLEIPQFTTSRPEQIISHAAYTVSYNPEWRVPNWVSYELTEYEIKGDLERSDKFVVDPEVKGVCATNEDYSHSGYDRGHMAPAADMKWNTRVMKECFYFSNMCPQKHSLNAGRWKTLEEKVRDWAREDSAIVIICGPIVDKGYKTIGPDRVAVPQRFFKVILAPYLNSPKAIGFIMKNDKEESPLSSYAVSVDSVEKLTGMDFFSALPDNLENRIESSSSTADWGL; this is encoded by the coding sequence ATGGCAAGAAGAAAGAAAAAGAATCAGCAGAACAATATCCGCAGAATTTTGTTACTAATTATTGCAATATCAGTAACATCTGTCCTTGTATATGAGCACTTCCGGAGTCCTATTTTGCATGCAGCTAATGATGTTAAATACAAAACGGAGAACATTATAGCTCCGGATAAGGAGGAAATTCAAGGAGACCTGGAAATTCCGCAGTTCACCACCTCTCGTCCAGAGCAAATAATCAGTCACGCAGCATACACGGTATCATATAATCCGGAATGGCGCGTACCAAACTGGGTTTCTTATGAATTAACTGAATATGAGATAAAGGGAGATCTGGAACGCTCGGATAAGTTTGTGGTCGATCCCGAGGTTAAAGGAGTCTGCGCTACGAATGAAGATTATTCTCATTCGGGATACGACCGCGGACACATGGCTCCGGCTGCTGATATGAAGTGGAACACAAGAGTAATGAAGGAGTGTTTTTATTTTAGTAACATGTGTCCTCAGAAACACTCCCTGAATGCCGGAAGATGGAAAACGCTGGAAGAAAAAGTGCGCGACTGGGCACGGGAAGACAGTGCGATTGTGATTATATGCGGTCCTATTGTAGATAAAGGATATAAAACGATTGGTCCCGACAGAGTGGCGGTTCCACAACGATTCTTCAAGGTGATACTGGCTCCTTACCTCAATTCACCAAAAGCCATTGGCTTTATTATGAAAAACGATAAGGAAGAATCGCCGCTGAGCAGCTATGCAGTATCTGTTGATAGTGTAGAAAAACTGACAGGAATGGATTTCTTTTCTGCATTGCCCGATAATTTGGAGAATCGCATAGAGAGTTCTAGCTCAACTGCTGACTGGGGGTTATAG
- the mltG gene encoding endolytic transglycosylase MltG has protein sequence MNNKLKNKWVFAAIVAGAIIVFAGIFVYYNLFASQFQTEKKAYVYIDRDDTPDSITVKVERAGMPRSMNAFKWLMTHLDEAKNIHTGRYLIKPGDGTYPVFRRLTRGQQAPLNFSINDIRTCGQLAEKIGNQLMIDSAEVAIRLNDSTFCSKLGFKKETVISLFIPNTYEIYWNISTADLFKKMKKEYNSFWSNERLSKAKSIGFTPSEVCTIASIVEEETNNTAEKPMVAGLYINRLHKGMKLQADPTVKFAVQNFTIKRVTGEYLRSNSPYNTYKFEGLPPGPIRIPSIKGIDAVLNYTRHNFVYMCAKEDFSGTHNFAATWEEHMVNARKYQAELNKRKIF, from the coding sequence ATGAACAATAAATTAAAGAATAAATGGGTCTTTGCAGCAATCGTTGCTGGCGCCATCATTGTCTTTGCCGGAATTTTCGTATACTATAATCTGTTTGCTTCTCAGTTCCAGACCGAGAAAAAAGCATATGTCTATATTGACCGTGACGATACTCCCGACTCAATCACCGTAAAAGTAGAACGTGCAGGTATGCCACGCAGTATGAATGCATTCAAATGGCTGATGACTCATCTTGATGAGGCAAAAAACATTCATACCGGACGTTATCTTATTAAACCGGGAGACGGTACTTATCCGGTCTTTCGCCGTCTGACACGAGGACAACAGGCTCCGCTGAATTTCTCAATAAATGATATTCGCACTTGCGGGCAATTAGCAGAAAAAATAGGTAATCAACTTATGATTGATTCTGCAGAAGTTGCCATCCGTTTGAATGATTCTACGTTTTGTTCTAAACTGGGCTTCAAAAAAGAGACTGTCATAAGTCTTTTCATCCCCAATACCTATGAGATTTACTGGAACATCTCCACAGCCGATCTATTTAAAAAGATGAAGAAAGAGTATAACTCATTCTGGTCAAACGAACGTTTAAGCAAAGCAAAATCAATAGGCTTCACTCCTTCGGAAGTGTGCACCATAGCTTCCATTGTGGAAGAAGAAACAAACAACACTGCCGAAAAACCTATGGTGGCAGGTCTTTACATCAATCGCCTGCATAAAGGAATGAAACTCCAGGCCGATCCTACAGTTAAGTTTGCTGTGCAGAATTTTACCATTAAAAGAGTAACAGGAGAATATCTCCGTTCTAACTCTCCGTACAATACTTACAAGTTCGAGGGATTACCTCCCGGACCTATTCGTATTCCTTCAATCAAAGGAATAGATGCAGTACTAAACTATACAAGACACAACTTTGTATACATGTGCGCAAAAGAAGATTTTTCTGGTACACACAACTTCGCAGCAACCTGGGAAGAGCATATGGTAAATGCAAGAAAATACCAGGCAGAGCTAAACAAACGAAAGATTTTCTAA
- a CDS encoding thiamine pyrophosphate-dependent enzyme — protein sequence MRQHLLLGDEAIAQAAIDAGLSGVYAYPGTPSTEITEYIQLSPLAKERNIHSRWSTNEKTAMEAALGLSFAGKRALVCMKHVGMNVAADCFINSAMTGVNGGLIAVVADDPSMHSSQNEQDSRFYGDFALVPMFEPSNQQEAYDMVYNGYEFSEKIGEPILMRMVTRLAHSRSGVESQQLKPQNEMSFSDDPRQFILLPAIARRRYKALLAKQDEFIKASEESPYNKYIDGPNKKLGIVACGIGFNYLMENYPEGCEYPVLKIGQYPLPKKQLLKLATECDEILILEDGQPFVENMLKGYLGIGIKVKGRLDGTLSRDGELNPDNVAKAIGKENKSAFIVPSVVEMRPPALCEGCGHRDMYTTLTEVLRADYPTHKVFSDIGCYTLGAGAPFNAIDSCVDMGASITMAKGAADAGLFPSVAVIGDSTFTHSGMTGLLDCVNENSSVTIIISDNETTAMTGGQDSAGTGKIEAICLGLGVDPAHVRVVVPLKKNYEEMEKIIREEIEYRGVSVIIPRRECIQTLARKKRSSK from the coding sequence ATGAGACAACACCTCTTATTGGGCGATGAAGCCATTGCACAAGCAGCAATTGACGCCGGACTTTCCGGCGTTTATGCTTACCCGGGTACCCCATCAACAGAAATAACAGAGTATATTCAGCTGTCACCTCTGGCCAAAGAAAGAAACATTCACAGCCGCTGGAGCACGAATGAAAAGACAGCTATGGAAGCAGCTTTGGGATTATCATTTGCTGGCAAACGTGCTTTGGTTTGTATGAAACACGTGGGAATGAACGTGGCAGCAGATTGTTTTATCAATTCAGCCATGACCGGAGTAAACGGAGGACTAATTGCAGTGGTAGCCGACGACCCTAGCATGCACTCTTCCCAGAATGAACAAGACAGCCGTTTCTATGGAGATTTTGCTCTTGTTCCAATGTTTGAACCATCTAACCAGCAGGAAGCTTACGACATGGTTTACAATGGATACGAATTCTCTGAAAAGATAGGCGAACCTATCCTTATGAGAATGGTTACCCGCCTTGCACACTCCCGTTCAGGAGTAGAAAGCCAACAGTTAAAACCTCAGAATGAAATGTCATTCAGCGATGATCCTCGCCAATTTATCCTTCTTCCTGCAATAGCCCGTCGTCGATACAAAGCATTACTGGCAAAACAAGACGAGTTTATTAAAGCTTCTGAAGAATCACCATACAATAAATACATTGACGGCCCGAATAAAAAACTGGGAATCGTGGCTTGCGGTATCGGATTCAACTATCTGATGGAAAATTATCCTGAAGGATGTGAATATCCTGTACTGAAGATTGGTCAATATCCGCTCCCCAAAAAGCAATTATTAAAGCTTGCTACAGAATGCGATGAGATACTGATATTGGAAGACGGACAGCCTTTCGTTGAAAATATGCTTAAAGGCTATCTTGGAATCGGCATCAAAGTAAAAGGCCGTTTGGATGGAACTCTTTCACGCGACGGTGAACTTAATCCCGATAATGTAGCAAAAGCTATCGGCAAAGAGAATAAATCTGCATTCATCGTGCCAAGTGTTGTAGAAATGCGCCCACCCGCTCTTTGCGAAGGCTGTGGACACCGCGATATGTATACTACATTAACGGAAGTATTGAGAGCCGACTACCCTACTCATAAAGTATTCAGTGATATTGGTTGCTATACTCTAGGCGCCGGAGCACCATTCAACGCCATCGATTCATGTGTGGATATGGGAGCTTCAATAACTATGGCTAAAGGTGCTGCCGATGCAGGTCTTTTCCCTTCGGTAGCAGTTATCGGAGATTCTACCTTCACTCACTCCGGAATGACCGGGCTGCTGGATTGCGTAAACGAAAACTCCAGCGTTACAATCATTATCTCAGACAATGAAACAACAGCCATGACTGGCGGACAGGATTCTGCCGGTACAGGAAAGATAGAAGCTATCTGCCTCGGCCTCGGAGTTGATCCGGCTCACGTTCGTGTAGTTGTTCCTTTGAAGAAGAATTATGAGGAAATGGAAAAGATTATCCGCGAAGAAATAGAGTATCGTGGTGTATCTGTTATCATTCCCCGCAGAGAGTGTATCCAAACATTAGCAAGAAAGAAAAGAAGTAGCAAATAA
- a CDS encoding indolepyruvate oxidoreductase subunit beta, giving the protein MKKDIILSGVGGQGILSIATVIGEAALKDGLYMKQAEVHGMSQRGGDVQSNLRISDKPIASDLIPTGKCDLIISLEPMESLRYIPYLSNDGWLVTNETPFINIPNYPAEEKIMGEINKLPHKIILNVDNVAKDLGSTRVANIVLLGATIPFLGIDYSKIQESIRDIFQRKGEAIVELNLKALAAGKEIAEKMM; this is encoded by the coding sequence ATGAAAAAAGATATTATATTGTCAGGTGTAGGCGGTCAGGGAATTCTTTCTATCGCGACCGTAATTGGCGAAGCCGCTTTAAAAGACGGGCTTTACATGAAACAAGCTGAAGTTCACGGTATGAGTCAAAGAGGCGGAGATGTACAGTCTAACCTCCGTATCAGCGATAAACCTATTGCTTCAGATCTTATCCCAACAGGAAAATGTGATCTGATTATCTCTCTGGAACCAATGGAAAGCTTGCGTTATATCCCTTACCTCAGCAATGATGGCTGGTTGGTAACCAACGAAACTCCGTTCATCAATATCCCTAATTATCCTGCTGAAGAAAAAATTATGGGCGAGATAAACAAGCTTCCTCATAAAATCATTTTGAACGTTGACAATGTTGCCAAAGACTTAGGCTCTACTCGCGTTGCAAACATTGTATTACTTGGAGCTACAATTCCTTTCTTAGGAATTGATTACAGCAAAATACAGGAAAGTATCCGCGATATCTTCCAAAGAAAAGGAGAAGCAATCGTAGAATTAAATTTAAAAGCTCTGGCGGCGGGAAAAGAGATTGCAGAAAAAATGATGTAA
- a CDS encoding phenylacetate--CoA ligase — protein sequence MNQYWEEEIETMSREELNKLQLQRLRKTIQIASNSPYYKKVFTKHSITAETIQSLEDIKKIPFTTKADMRANYPFGLVAGDMKDAVRVHSSSGTTGNPTVIVHSQHDLDSWANLVARCLFMVGLRKTDVFQNSSGYGMFTGGLGFQYGAERLGALTVPAAAGNSKRQIKFIKDFGTTALHAIPSYAIRLAEVFQEEGLDPKSTKLKTLVIGAEPHTDGQRKKIEKLLGVKAYNSFGMTEMNGPGVAFECKEQNGMHFWEDCYLVEIIDPETGEHVPDGEIGELVLTTLDREQMPLLRYRTRDLTRILPGKCPCGRTHIRIDRIKGRSDDMFIIKGVNIFPMQIEKILVHFPQLGSNYLITLETKNNQDEIIVEVELSDLSTDNYIELQSLTKEITHQLKDEILVTPKLILVKKGTLPQSEGKAIRVKDLRDNK from the coding sequence ATGAATCAATATTGGGAAGAAGAAATAGAAACAATGAGCAGAGAGGAACTGAACAAACTTCAGCTTCAAAGGCTCAGAAAAACAATCCAAATTGCTTCCAATTCACCTTATTATAAAAAGGTATTCACTAAACACAGCATTACTGCAGAAACTATTCAGTCACTGGAGGATATTAAAAAAATTCCATTCACGACTAAAGCAGATATGCGCGCAAACTATCCTTTCGGATTAGTAGCCGGTGATATGAAAGATGCAGTTAGAGTTCATTCTTCAAGTGGAACTACAGGTAATCCTACCGTAATAGTCCATTCCCAACACGATCTTGATTCATGGGCTAATCTGGTTGCCCGGTGCCTATTCATGGTTGGTCTGAGAAAAACTGATGTTTTTCAAAATAGTTCTGGCTATGGAATGTTTACAGGAGGGCTGGGATTTCAGTATGGTGCAGAAAGACTTGGAGCGCTTACTGTTCCTGCAGCAGCAGGAAACAGTAAGCGACAAATCAAGTTTATCAAAGATTTTGGCACAACAGCTCTTCATGCTATTCCAAGCTATGCCATTCGTTTGGCTGAAGTCTTTCAGGAGGAAGGCCTTGATCCTAAAAGCACAAAACTAAAAACTCTGGTAATCGGGGCAGAACCACATACGGATGGACAACGAAAAAAGATAGAGAAGTTGTTAGGTGTCAAAGCATACAATAGCTTTGGAATGACGGAAATGAATGGTCCCGGTGTAGCTTTTGAATGCAAGGAACAAAACGGAATGCACTTCTGGGAAGATTGCTACTTAGTGGAAATTATTGATCCCGAAACAGGAGAACATGTTCCAGATGGAGAAATAGGAGAACTGGTGCTCACAACGCTTGATCGCGAACAAATGCCTCTCTTACGCTATCGCACACGCGACCTCACACGAATATTGCCGGGAAAATGTCCATGCGGACGTACCCACATACGGATAGATCGCATCAAAGGCAGAAGTGATGATATGTTTATCATCAAAGGGGTTAACATATTCCCTATGCAGATTGAAAAAATTTTAGTTCACTTCCCTCAATTAGGTAGTAATTACCTAATTACATTAGAAACAAAGAACAATCAGGATGAAATAATTGTTGAAGTAGAGTTAAGTGATCTTTCCACTGACAATTATATTGAATTACAAAGTCTGACAAAGGAGATCACTCACCAACTGAAAGATGAGATATTAGTTACCCCTAAATTGATATTGGTAAAGAAGGGAACTCTGCCTCAAAGTGAGGGCAAAGCTATTCGGGTAAAAGATCTGAGAGACAATAAATAA
- the xpt gene encoding xanthine phosphoribosyltransferase has translation MKLLKERILQDGKCYEGGILKVDSFINHQLDPILMKKIGVEFVRRFATTNVNKIMTIEASGIAPAIMTGFLMDLPVVFAKKKLPSTMKNYLSTTVHSFTKDRDYEVVISSEFISSEDNILFIDDFLAYGNAALGILDLIEQAGANIVGMGFIIEKEFQNGRILLESRGIKVESLAIIESLSNRIIKIKE, from the coding sequence ATGAAACTATTGAAGGAACGAATTCTGCAGGATGGAAAATGCTATGAAGGTGGAATCCTAAAAGTAGATAGCTTTATTAACCATCAATTGGACCCCATTTTAATGAAAAAAATTGGGGTAGAGTTTGTACGTCGGTTCGCAACAACCAATGTCAATAAAATTATGACAATCGAAGCCAGTGGCATAGCTCCTGCAATTATGACTGGGTTCCTGATGGACTTACCTGTTGTTTTTGCGAAAAAAAAGCTACCTAGCACGATGAAAAACTATCTATCAACAACAGTTCATTCTTTCACTAAAGATCGTGATTATGAAGTCGTAATCAGTTCTGAATTTATCAGTTCTGAAGACAACATTCTTTTTATAGACGACTTTCTGGCTTATGGAAATGCAGCATTAGGCATACTCGATTTAATTGAGCAAGCAGGCGCAAATATAGTAGGTATGGGATTTATCATTGAAAAAGAATTTCAGAATGGTCGCATATTACTAGAATCAAGAGGCATCAAAGTAGAATCCCTTGCTATTATAGAAAGCTTATCAAACCGAATTATAAAGATTAAAGAATAA
- the rplT gene encoding 50S ribosomal protein L20 encodes MPRSVNHVASKARRKKILNLTKGYFGARKNVWTVAKNTWEKGLTYAFRDRRNKKRNFRALWIQRINAAARLEGMSYSKLMGGLHKAGIEINRKVLADLAMNHPEAFKAVVAKAKAA; translated from the coding sequence ATGCCAAGATCAGTAAATCATGTTGCTTCAAAAGCAAGAAGAAAGAAAATTTTGAATCTGACCAAAGGTTATTTTGGTGCAAGAAAAAATGTTTGGACCGTAGCTAAGAATACCTGGGAAAAAGGTTTGACTTATGCGTTCCGTGACCGTAGAAATAAGAAAAGAAATTTCCGTGCTCTTTGGATACAGCGTATTAACGCTGCTGCTCGTTTAGAAGGAATGTCTTATTCTAAGTTGATGGGCGGCTTACACAAAGCTGGTATCGAAATAAACCGTAAGGTTTTGGCTGATTTAGCAATGAATCACCCAGAAGCTTTCAAAGCTGTTGTTGCAAAAGCAAAAGCTGCTTAA
- the rpmI gene encoding 50S ribosomal protein L35: MPKMKTNSGSKKRFTLTGTGKIKRKHAFHSHILTKKSKKRKRNLCYSTTVDATNVSQVKSLLAMK; the protein is encoded by the coding sequence ATGCCAAAGATGAAGACTAACTCCGGTTCTAAAAAGAGGTTTACTCTTACCGGAACAGGTAAAATCAAAAGAAAGCACGCTTTCCACAGTCATATTTTGACTAAAAAGAGCAAAAAGAGAAAAAGAAACTTGTGTTATTCTACAACCGTTGATGCAACGAATGTAAGCCAGGTTAAGTCTCTTTTAGCAATGAAGTAA
- the infC gene encoding translation initiation factor IF-3, translating to MKNDGLKGQHRVNEQIRAKEVRIVGDENVESMVISIFQALKMAEEKELDLVEISPNAVPPVCRIIDYSKFLYQLKKRQKEQKAKQIKVNVKEIRFGPQTDDHDYNFKLKHAKGFLEEGDKVKAYVFFKGRSILFKEQGEVLLLRFANDLEDYAKVEQMPALEGKRMIIFLSPKKKEVAKKAVVATKEEKAVKPKTDKVEEEKTTEAE from the coding sequence ATGAAGAATGATGGTTTAAAAGGGCAACACAGAGTCAATGAACAGATTCGTGCCAAGGAAGTACGCATAGTCGGTGATGAAAATGTAGAATCAATGGTTATTTCTATTTTTCAGGCATTAAAGATGGCTGAAGAAAAAGAACTAGATCTTGTGGAAATTTCTCCCAATGCAGTTCCGCCTGTTTGTCGAATTATTGATTATTCAAAGTTTCTTTATCAGTTGAAAAAACGTCAAAAGGAACAGAAGGCTAAGCAGATAAAGGTTAACGTTAAAGAAATACGTTTTGGACCTCAGACAGATGATCATGATTACAACTTTAAGTTGAAGCATGCAAAAGGTTTTCTGGAAGAAGGTGATAAGGTAAAAGCATACGTATTCTTTAAAGGGCGTTCTATCCTTTTCAAGGAACAAGGAGAAGTTTTGTTACTTCGTTTTGCAAATGATCTTGAGGATTATGCTAAAGTTGAACAAATGCCAGCCCTTGAAGGTAAGAGAATGATTATTTTCTTATCTCCCAAAAAGAAAGAAGTCGCTAAAAAAGCAGTAGTAGCAACCAAAGAAGAAAAAGCTGTAAAGCCTAAAACTGACAAGGTTGAAGAAGAAAAAACTACTGAAGCGGAATAA
- the thrS gene encoding threonine--tRNA ligase, whose protein sequence is MIKITFPDGSVREYNEGVNGLQIAESISSRLAQDVVACGVDGETYDLARPINTDASIVLYKWDDAEGKHAFWHTSAHLLAEALQELYPGIQFGIGPAIENGFYYDVDPGEAVIKEGDLPAIEAKMAELAAKKEAVVRTDIKKEDALKMFGERGETYKCELISELEDGTITTYTQGAFTDLCRGPHLMNTGNIKAIKLTSVAGAYWRGREDQKMLTRIYGITFPKKKLLDEYLVLLEEAKKRDHRKIGKEMELFMFSEMVGKGLPMWLPKGTALRLRLEDFLKKIQRRFGYQQVMTPHIGNKQLYVTSGHYAKYGKDSFQPIHTPEEGEEYLLKPMNCPHHCEIYKWKPRSYKDLPLRLAEFGTVYRYEQSGELHGLTRVRSFTQDDAHIFCRPDQVKDEFLKVMDIIFIIFKALNFENFEAQISLRDPNNREKYIGSDDNWERSEKAIIEACEEKGLKAKVELGEAAFYGPKLDFMVRDAIGRKWQLGTIQVDYNLPERFNLEYTGDDNQKHRPVMIHRAPFGSMERFVAVLIEHTGGKFPLWLTPDQVAILPISEKFNEYAEKVKQYLDMNDIRAIVDDRNEKIGRKIRDNEMKRIPYMLVVGEKEAENGEVAVRKQGEGDKGTMKFEEFANILTEEVQNMINKW, encoded by the coding sequence ATGATAAAGATAACATTTCCAGATGGCTCTGTTCGTGAATATAACGAAGGAGTAAATGGTCTGCAAATTGCAGAAAGTATTAGTAGCCGATTGGCACAGGATGTTGTTGCCTGTGGTGTAGATGGCGAAACTTATGATTTAGCTCGTCCAATAAATACAGATGCATCTATAGTCCTTTATAAATGGGATGATGCAGAAGGAAAACATGCATTCTGGCACACCAGTGCTCACTTGCTGGCTGAAGCTTTACAGGAACTCTATCCTGGTATTCAATTCGGAATTGGTCCTGCAATTGAAAATGGTTTCTATTATGATGTAGATCCGGGAGAAGCTGTAATTAAAGAAGGTGATCTTCCTGCTATTGAAGCAAAAATGGCAGAACTTGCAGCTAAGAAAGAAGCTGTAGTCAGAACTGATATTAAGAAAGAAGATGCTTTGAAAATGTTTGGTGAGAGAGGTGAAACATATAAGTGTGAACTTATCTCTGAACTTGAAGATGGAACTATTACTACATATACTCAAGGTGCATTTACAGATCTTTGTCGTGGACCTCACTTGATGAATACTGGCAATATTAAAGCTATTAAATTAACTTCTGTAGCTGGTGCTTACTGGAGAGGAAGAGAAGACCAAAAGATGCTGACTCGTATCTATGGTATTACTTTCCCAAAAAAGAAATTGCTTGATGAATATTTGGTATTACTAGAGGAAGCTAAGAAACGTGACCACCGTAAGATAGGTAAAGAGATGGAATTGTTCATGTTCTCTGAAATGGTTGGTAAAGGACTTCCTATGTGGTTACCAAAAGGAACAGCTCTTCGCCTTCGTTTGGAAGACTTCCTGAAGAAAATTCAACGTCGTTTTGGTTACCAACAGGTAATGACTCCACATATTGGAAATAAGCAATTATATGTTACTTCCGGTCACTATGCCAAATATGGAAAAGATTCTTTCCAACCAATCCATACTCCGGAAGAAGGAGAGGAATATTTATTGAAACCAATGAATTGTCCTCACCACTGTGAAATATATAAATGGAAACCTCGTTCTTATAAGGATCTTCCATTAAGATTGGCTGAATTTGGTACTGTATATCGCTATGAGCAAAGTGGAGAACTTCATGGGTTGACTCGTGTACGTAGCTTTACTCAGGATGATGCTCATATATTCTGTAGACCAGATCAGGTAAAGGATGAGTTCTTAAAGGTGATGGATATCATCTTCATTATATTTAAAGCTCTGAATTTTGAGAACTTTGAAGCTCAGATTTCTCTTCGTGATCCAAATAATCGTGAAAAATATATTGGTAGCGATGATAACTGGGAACGTTCTGAAAAAGCAATTATTGAGGCTTGTGAAGAAAAAGGATTGAAGGCTAAGGTTGAACTAGGAGAAGCAGCTTTTTATGGTCCTAAACTGGACTTCATGGTTCGTGACGCAATTGGTCGTAAATGGCAGCTTGGTACTATTCAGGTGGATTATAACTTGCCTGAAAGATTTAATCTGGAATATACCGGAGATGATAACCAAAAACATCGTCCGGTGATGATTCACCGTGCACCATTTGGTTCGATGGAACGCTTTGTAGCTGTCCTGATTGAACACACTGGTGGTAAATTCCCATTGTGGCTTACACCTGATCAGGTTGCAATTCTTCCTATTAGTGAGAAATTTAATGAATACGCGGAAAAAGTAAAACAGTATTTGGATATGAACGATATTCGTGCTATCGTTGATGATAGAAACGAAAAAATAGGTCGTAAGATCCGTGATAATGAAATGAAACGTATTCCTTATATGCTAGTAGTCGGCGAAAAAGAAGCCGAAAATGGAGAAGTTGCAGTTCGTAAACAAGGCGAAGGTGATAAAGGAACAATGAAATTTGAAGAATTTGCAAATATTTTGACTGAAGAAGTTCAAAATATGATAAATAAGTGGTAA